A genomic stretch from Alteribacter keqinensis includes:
- a CDS encoding phosphoglucomutase/phosphomannomutase family protein — MMIRFGTGGWRDIIGENFTFDNVRRFSQGVANHIIESGKEKQGVVIGYDNRFMAEDFAKASSAVFAANSIPVLLLTPSVPTPLVNFVTIEEKTAAGLTFTASHNPYIYNGIKYVREHGLPATEEVTTELQESINKIPTSHIKTMEYDLGEREGLIKRLDYHDEFITFIESQVNMDKLKEAKLKVLYDPMFGTGVNAISTLLVDARCQVRTIHNSMDPLFGGRVPAPTEETLWRVVSMMKEKPGDYDIGIATDGDGDRIAVIDENGEYVHPNEIITLLYYYMLKYRKQKGAVVRNVSTTHLLDRVAEDFGFECIEKPVGFKHIAEGMTQTDAIIGGESSGGITIKGHLLEKDAILSAGLLLEMLAVTGKTLGQIRSEVKDRYGIRHYKEDNYAYSSGRKEDLKELVNRLDPEFIYEAPVTKTNRMDGVKWEWEDGTWCGVRFSGTEPLLRIIVESPEEEIQASVLANLRQKIDAALSVSKNTKSV; from the coding sequence ATGATGATACGGTTTGGTACAGGTGGTTGGCGGGACATTATTGGTGAGAATTTCACCTTTGATAATGTAAGGCGGTTTTCACAGGGAGTCGCCAATCATATTATTGAAAGCGGCAAAGAGAAGCAAGGTGTCGTTATTGGGTACGATAACCGGTTCATGGCAGAAGACTTCGCCAAAGCATCATCAGCAGTGTTTGCTGCCAACAGCATTCCAGTATTATTACTCACTCCTTCTGTTCCCACACCTCTTGTAAACTTCGTAACCATCGAAGAAAAGACAGCTGCCGGGCTGACATTTACAGCAAGTCACAATCCCTATATTTATAATGGAATCAAATACGTGAGAGAACATGGGCTTCCTGCTACTGAAGAGGTCACAACCGAACTACAGGAGTCCATAAACAAAATACCCACTTCCCATATTAAAACGATGGAGTACGACTTGGGAGAAAGGGAAGGACTGATCAAAAGGCTTGATTATCATGATGAGTTCATTACCTTTATTGAATCTCAGGTGAACATGGACAAGCTGAAAGAAGCAAAGCTGAAAGTTTTGTACGACCCCATGTTTGGAACCGGGGTCAATGCCATCTCAACCTTACTCGTGGACGCACGGTGTCAGGTGAGGACCATTCATAATTCCATGGATCCTTTGTTTGGCGGTCGTGTGCCGGCACCTACGGAGGAAACGCTGTGGAGAGTGGTCTCCATGATGAAAGAAAAGCCGGGAGACTATGATATCGGCATAGCAACAGACGGGGACGGAGACAGGATTGCGGTCATTGATGAAAACGGAGAGTACGTCCACCCGAACGAGATCATTACCCTTCTTTATTACTACATGCTCAAGTACCGGAAGCAGAAAGGAGCTGTAGTCAGAAATGTGTCCACGACCCACCTTCTTGATCGTGTGGCCGAGGACTTTGGCTTCGAGTGTATTGAAAAACCTGTGGGATTTAAACATATTGCCGAAGGGATGACACAAACGGATGCCATCATCGGAGGTGAAAGTTCCGGCGGGATCACAATCAAAGGCCATTTACTTGAAAAAGATGCGATCCTATCTGCCGGTTTATTATTGGAAATGCTGGCCGTTACCGGTAAAACGCTCGGGCAGATTCGATCAGAAGTGAAAGACCGTTACGGCATCAGACATTATAAAGAGGACAATTATGCTTACTCGAGTGGTAGAAAAGAAGATCTTAAGGAGTTGGTAAATCGTCTCGATCCCGAATTCATCTATGAAGCCCCGGTGACGAAAACCAATCGTATGGATGGTGTGAAATGGGAGTGGGAAGACGGAACGTGGTGTGGTGTCCGGTTCTCGGGCACCGAGCCCCTCCTGAGAATTATTGTCGAATCACCTGAAGAGGAAATCCAAGCGAGTGTTTTAGCAAACTTGCGTCAAAAGATTGATGCAGCTCTTTCAGTCTCAAAGAATACCAAGTCAGTTTAG
- a CDS encoding NUDIX hydrolase, translating into MGIEERLLEWAKRLKAVSQTGLEYGNDHFDYERYKEMNDLSNEMIAYLSKEKIEEIERLLPVEKGYATPKMAVRAVVMAEGKLLMVKEAADGLWCLPGGWCDTGVTPGENIEKEVREETGLNVQATKLLAFFDQTKHRPSKTLQHIYTCYFKCEVTGGAIRGSEETTDVGFFSPDALPPLSIERMTKQQLDVALKEMDAGSPSIYFD; encoded by the coding sequence GTGGGTATTGAAGAAAGATTGCTTGAATGGGCCAAAAGATTAAAGGCTGTCTCACAGACAGGGCTTGAGTACGGTAATGATCATTTTGATTATGAGCGCTATAAAGAAATGAACGATTTATCGAATGAAATGATTGCTTATTTATCAAAGGAGAAAATTGAAGAAATTGAACGGCTTCTTCCGGTAGAAAAAGGGTATGCGACTCCTAAAATGGCGGTAAGGGCAGTTGTTATGGCTGAGGGGAAGCTGCTTATGGTAAAAGAAGCGGCAGACGGTTTGTGGTGTTTGCCCGGTGGCTGGTGCGATACAGGAGTGACCCCTGGGGAAAACATTGAAAAAGAGGTAAGAGAAGAGACCGGTTTGAATGTACAGGCAACGAAACTGCTGGCTTTCTTTGACCAGACCAAGCACCGCCCATCTAAAACACTTCAACATATCTATACGTGTTATTTTAAGTGCGAGGTCACAGGGGGAGCCATCAGGGGAAGTGAAGAGACAACAGATGTGGGTTTCTTTTCACCGGATGCTTTACCCCCGCTTTCAATTGAGCGAATGACAAAGCAGCAGCTGGACGTGGCTTTAAAGGAGATGGATGCAGGCTCACCGAGTATTTACTTTGACTAG
- a CDS encoding ABC transporter substrate-binding protein: protein MKKAGFLASSLAVLTVFAAACGAEDDASGESSSNVVTVYSPHQSEIINPIVREFQERSGIEVDLVTGGTGELLNRVQAESNNPGGDVFWGGGAESLEAYNDYFEPYVTSEDDSIPEEYKSPTNHWTGFSALPMVIMYNEEMVSEEDAPTSWEDLLDEQWKGKIAYTDPGRSGSSYTQLVTMLFAYEENGEKGWDFVERFVENLDGTMLSGSSMVFRGIADGEFPIGITLEEAAHRYIAGGSPVNVAYPEEGTSAVPDGMALVKDSKNSAEAQEFMDFLVSEDVQEMIVEEFNRRSIREDIDPPEGLVDSSEIPMVDYDFEWSAENQEEVMQQFQQLIMQQ from the coding sequence ATGAAAAAGGCAGGGTTTCTGGCTTCGTCTCTTGCAGTATTAACGGTTTTTGCAGCTGCTTGCGGCGCAGAGGATGATGCAAGCGGAGAAAGCTCATCAAATGTTGTAACCGTTTACTCACCGCACCAGTCTGAAATTATCAACCCGATTGTAAGAGAATTTCAGGAGCGTTCCGGGATTGAGGTGGACCTTGTAACCGGCGGAACAGGGGAGTTACTGAACCGGGTACAGGCTGAATCAAACAATCCGGGTGGTGACGTGTTCTGGGGCGGAGGTGCCGAGTCCCTCGAAGCCTACAATGATTATTTTGAACCGTATGTAACAAGTGAAGATGACAGCATACCGGAGGAATATAAGAGCCCTACGAACCACTGGACAGGCTTCTCCGCTTTACCGATGGTCATTATGTATAACGAAGAGATGGTCAGTGAAGAGGATGCACCTACAAGCTGGGAAGACCTTCTGGATGAGCAGTGGAAAGGGAAAATTGCCTACACGGATCCAGGCCGCTCAGGATCTTCCTATACACAGCTCGTGACGATGCTTTTTGCCTATGAAGAAAACGGAGAAAAGGGTTGGGATTTTGTTGAGCGTTTCGTGGAGAACCTTGACGGTACGATGCTTTCCGGATCGAGTATGGTATTCAGAGGTATTGCAGATGGTGAATTCCCGATCGGAATTACCCTTGAAGAAGCAGCTCACCGTTACATTGCCGGCGGGTCTCCCGTTAATGTAGCCTACCCTGAAGAGGGAACGTCAGCAGTTCCGGATGGCATGGCACTCGTGAAGGATTCAAAGAACAGTGCAGAAGCACAGGAGTTTATGGACTTCTTAGTGAGTGAGGATGTACAGGAAATGATTGTAGAAGAATTTAACCGTCGTTCCATTCGTGAGGATATTGATCCTCCTGAAGGTCTTGTAGACTCTTCAGAGATCCCAATGGTCGATTACGACTTTGAATGGTCTGCTGAAAATCAGGAAGAAGTCATGCAGCAGTTCCAGCAGTTAATTATGCAGCAGTAA
- a CDS encoding ABC transporter substrate-binding protein has translation MKVKVLFIVSTAAVLIIGWYIFSLYNQEFTLDRGDTFEKQFTIWTTTSAVREAVTRFESADERVRVNVRMYDDSEALLEDWEVRRDTEEAPDVIELNAQYGFSDLEEPDVTPIDAIGVDEHFHKSIYDAFSLNDILYAVPLGIEIPVVYSNASLVGGTNGLEPFYFNDLHTNEQLAELQQGVNERNSSGTFHAFQTDRELPWYWTSWNEGESDRPAEVWWEEIVQDYELIPPLDHHMALTRFVNREAGLLLSSSRHQTTLLSLIRNQFDLQVTPFQGTEGSPILVGGNGLAVVGSDKEKQEVISEFIAFLFTEEEQVALLSETGWLPSKEKQLLDRSFLMKLPMGGNLVELAGYEHLYTGDAESRLTFERWTELMERAREIERNTSER, from the coding sequence ATGAAGGTGAAGGTTTTATTTATTGTTTCAACAGCAGCCGTTTTGATTATCGGCTGGTATATTTTCAGCCTCTACAACCAGGAGTTCACCTTGGACAGAGGAGATACGTTTGAGAAGCAGTTTACCATTTGGACGACCACTTCTGCTGTAAGAGAAGCAGTAACACGTTTCGAATCTGCAGATGAAAGAGTAAGAGTGAATGTAAGAATGTATGACGACTCAGAAGCTCTCCTGGAAGATTGGGAAGTGAGAAGGGATACTGAAGAAGCCCCTGATGTGATTGAGCTCAATGCTCAATATGGTTTTTCCGATTTGGAAGAGCCGGATGTTACCCCGATAGACGCAATCGGGGTTGATGAACATTTTCACAAATCCATTTATGACGCATTTAGTCTGAATGACATCCTTTATGCGGTTCCCTTGGGGATTGAGATACCTGTCGTTTATTCAAATGCCTCATTGGTTGGTGGAACGAACGGGTTGGAACCTTTCTATTTTAATGACTTACATACGAACGAACAGCTTGCAGAGCTTCAACAAGGAGTAAATGAGCGAAACAGCAGCGGAACCTTCCATGCTTTTCAAACGGATCGTGAACTTCCGTGGTACTGGACGTCCTGGAATGAAGGGGAGTCTGACCGGCCGGCTGAAGTGTGGTGGGAAGAGATTGTTCAGGACTATGAGCTGATTCCACCTTTGGATCATCACATGGCCTTAACGCGCTTTGTTAATAGAGAAGCGGGTTTGCTGTTAAGTTCATCAAGACATCAAACGACGTTGTTAAGTTTGATCCGAAACCAGTTCGATTTACAGGTGACCCCTTTTCAGGGAACAGAAGGGTCTCCCATCTTAGTCGGAGGGAATGGATTGGCGGTCGTGGGTTCAGATAAAGAAAAGCAGGAGGTCATTTCCGAGTTTATTGCTTTTCTTTTTACAGAAGAGGAACAGGTCGCTTTGTTATCGGAAACAGGGTGGCTGCCTTCAAAGGAGAAACAGCTGCTTGACCGGTCCTTTCTCATGAAACTTCCCATGGGAGGCAACTTGGTTGAATTGGCTGGTTATGAACATTTATATACCGGTGATGCGGAGAGCAGGCTGACCTTTGAACGTTGGACGGAATTAATGGAGCGTGCACGGGAAATTGAAAGGAACACAAGTGAGAGGTGA
- a CDS encoding endonuclease/exonuclease/phosphatase family protein, with translation MKTRKKGLIVFFAVALLFSFIIPVNHQASADTPRGNEVNVDVMSFNIAHGRGMDGVMDLERIATEIEESGAEIIGLQEVDRHWSDRSDFEDQAKWLAERLDMHYVYGANLDREPLEEGDPNRQYGTAVLSEYPIIDSQNHLLTLMVIEGEHNEQRGLLETVINVKGNHIRFFNTHLGLKEVERLVNIQEIFDIVDEDNKPSIIVGDFNAYPGDEEIDLMEERFDDVFVSLGLNDAYTFPAPYVDPETGEVTEPNARIDYIFSDKDLEYQNARVIHTSVSDHLPILIEFTLDRSRPYENGR, from the coding sequence TTGAAAACAAGAAAAAAAGGATTAATAGTCTTTTTCGCAGTTGCTTTGCTGTTTTCATTTATCATTCCCGTCAACCACCAGGCAAGCGCCGATACTCCAAGGGGAAATGAAGTAAACGTGGACGTAATGTCATTTAATATTGCTCATGGCCGAGGGATGGACGGAGTCATGGATTTGGAACGAATCGCAACGGAGATTGAAGAATCCGGTGCTGAGATTATAGGTCTTCAGGAAGTAGACCGTCATTGGTCCGACCGAAGTGATTTTGAAGATCAGGCGAAATGGCTCGCAGAACGTCTTGATATGCATTATGTGTATGGGGCAAACCTTGACCGGGAGCCGTTAGAAGAGGGAGATCCCAACCGTCAGTATGGAACCGCTGTGTTAAGTGAGTATCCAATCATTGATTCGCAAAATCACCTTCTCACTCTCATGGTTATTGAAGGTGAACACAATGAACAGCGAGGGTTACTGGAAACAGTAATCAATGTAAAAGGAAACCATATTCGCTTTTTCAATACACATTTAGGATTAAAAGAAGTGGAGCGGCTGGTTAACATTCAGGAGATCTTTGATATTGTAGATGAAGACAATAAACCAAGTATTATCGTAGGGGATTTCAATGCTTATCCCGGTGACGAGGAAATAGATTTAATGGAAGAAAGATTCGATGATGTCTTTGTGAGCCTAGGGTTAAATGATGCCTACACCTTTCCTGCACCTTATGTGGATCCTGAGACTGGTGAAGTAACAGAACCAAATGCTAGAATTGATTACATCTTTTCGGATAAAGACCTAGAATACCAGAATGCCAGAGTGATTCATACAAGTGTATCTGATCACCTGCCGATTCTAATCGAGTTTACATTGGACAGAAGCAGACCCTATGAAAATGGAAGATAA
- a CDS encoding ABC transporter ATP-binding protein codes for MGSINIKEVSKLFGETRAVDRADIQIKEGEFFTLLGPSGCGKTTLLRMLAGFYRQEEGDIYFDEKLVNDLPAHKRNIGMVFQNYAIFPHMTVFDNVAYGLKARKVGKKQLTERVEEALEMVELSHLKDRQPSQLSGGQQQRVALARAVVIHPGLLLMDEPLSNLDAKLRVKMRDDIRNLQKKLNITTIYVTHDQEEALAVSDRIAVLDSGKIQQIGKPHDIYLHPKNKFVANFIGTTNFLDGTVSGKTLRVGGAAYPIELNNNYEGDVLYSIRPEQINILGDNDHSERALSGVVTDASFLGESVVYRVGLENGDEVRVHEHSIRYHELREIKDYVRIDLNPKDAVVFNASGEEVLNEPETSDNSSVKSL; via the coding sequence ATGGGAAGCATCAACATCAAAGAGGTTAGTAAACTGTTCGGAGAAACAAGAGCGGTTGACCGTGCTGATATTCAAATAAAAGAAGGGGAGTTTTTCACCCTCCTTGGTCCGAGCGGGTGTGGAAAAACCACTCTTCTCAGAATGCTTGCAGGGTTTTACAGACAGGAAGAGGGAGACATCTACTTCGATGAAAAGCTGGTCAACGACCTTCCTGCTCATAAAAGAAACATCGGTATGGTTTTTCAGAACTATGCCATCTTTCCTCACATGACGGTCTTTGACAATGTGGCTTACGGTCTGAAAGCAAGGAAGGTAGGCAAGAAGCAATTGACAGAGCGGGTAGAAGAAGCACTGGAAATGGTGGAGCTTTCCCACTTAAAAGATCGCCAGCCATCCCAGCTTAGCGGCGGACAGCAGCAAAGGGTAGCACTTGCCAGAGCCGTTGTCATTCATCCTGGTTTGTTATTGATGGACGAACCTCTCTCGAACCTGGATGCAAAGTTACGTGTGAAAATGAGGGATGACATCCGTAATCTGCAAAAGAAACTAAACATCACAACGATTTATGTCACACACGATCAAGAAGAAGCTCTGGCTGTGTCTGACCGGATTGCTGTTCTGGACAGTGGTAAAATTCAGCAGATCGGAAAGCCACATGATATTTACCTCCACCCTAAAAATAAATTCGTTGCCAACTTTATCGGCACGACCAATTTTTTGGATGGTACTGTAAGCGGGAAGACTCTTCGCGTTGGCGGAGCAGCCTATCCGATAGAGCTGAACAACAATTATGAAGGAGACGTTTTGTATTCTATCAGACCGGAGCAAATCAACATTCTTGGAGACAACGATCACAGTGAACGAGCCCTGAGCGGGGTTGTAACGGATGCGTCGTTTTTAGGAGAATCTGTCGTCTACCGTGTAGGGTTGGAAAACGGAGACGAGGTTCGTGTGCATGAACACTCTATTCGATACCATGAACTGAGGGAGATAAAGGATTACGTACGAATTGACCTTAACCCAAAAGACGCTGTGGTATTTAATGCGAGCGGGGAGGAGGTCCTCAATGAGCCCGAAACCAGTGACAACTCCTCAGTCAAATCCCTTTAA
- a CDS encoding ABC transporter permease has product MSPKPVTTPQSNPFKFRLDFWNGITIVAFLLIGLFLLYPLFNIFINSFWQDGRISLENYRDFFSYRYYYSALFNSFIVSTSATFFACCIGIPLAYAMSRFNIPFKGLINILIVLTLLSPPFIGAYSWILMLGNNGFITNFLGNFGLDIPSIYGLHGMIWVFTLQFYPHIYLYVSGALKTIDSSLEEASENLGVAGWQRIRQVTLPLIFPTLSTGALMVFMASFADFGTPMLIGQGEKVLPILAYEQFISEMGTNPAMASTLSMILLTVTTLVLFVQRYLVTKKTYTMSALRPPKLIKLKWPLRLAATLMVFSVIVVSIIPQATVITTSFLKTNGPVFVPQFSLDSYREVMYRVPGAIQNTFTYASISIVIMVFAGLTLSYVIVRRSSKLTSILDALIMIPYVMPGTVLGISLIIAFNEPPIELTGTWVILVIAYCIRKLPYTMRSSTAILYQIDKSVEEASISLGVPPMKTFFKTTAVLMIPGVLSGAILSWVTTINELSSTIVLYYGATATITVSIYSEVFTANFGTAAALASILSLSTIVSLIVITKLSGKKEFNI; this is encoded by the coding sequence ATGAGCCCGAAACCAGTGACAACTCCTCAGTCAAATCCCTTTAAGTTTCGGCTGGATTTTTGGAACGGAATTACCATTGTTGCATTTCTTCTCATCGGTCTATTCCTTCTTTATCCGCTGTTCAATATTTTTATTAATAGTTTCTGGCAGGATGGAAGAATCTCTCTTGAAAACTACCGGGATTTCTTTTCCTACCGTTATTACTACAGTGCTCTATTTAATAGTTTTATTGTATCTACATCAGCTACGTTCTTTGCATGCTGTATCGGGATTCCGCTGGCCTATGCCATGTCCCGGTTCAATATCCCGTTTAAAGGGCTGATTAATATACTGATCGTCCTTACGTTATTATCCCCGCCGTTTATCGGAGCCTATTCCTGGATTTTAATGCTCGGAAATAACGGGTTCATCACAAACTTCCTGGGTAATTTCGGACTCGATATTCCGTCTATTTACGGGCTTCACGGGATGATCTGGGTTTTCACACTGCAATTTTACCCCCATATCTACCTTTATGTATCAGGGGCGTTGAAAACGATAGACAGTTCCTTGGAAGAAGCGTCGGAAAACCTGGGTGTTGCCGGGTGGCAGCGGATCCGTCAGGTCACATTGCCGTTAATTTTCCCAACCCTGTCTACAGGGGCGCTGATGGTATTTATGGCGTCATTTGCAGATTTTGGCACACCGATGCTGATCGGGCAGGGTGAGAAGGTACTGCCGATTCTTGCATACGAACAGTTTATCAGTGAAATGGGAACCAACCCTGCAATGGCCAGTACGTTAAGTATGATTCTATTGACGGTTACGACGCTCGTCCTGTTCGTTCAAAGGTACTTAGTAACAAAGAAAACATACACCATGAGTGCATTGCGGCCTCCTAAACTTATAAAGCTTAAATGGCCACTTCGGCTGGCAGCCACGCTGATGGTGTTCAGTGTAATCGTGGTGTCGATTATTCCGCAGGCGACGGTTATCACCACGTCTTTCCTAAAGACAAACGGGCCTGTATTTGTGCCACAGTTCAGTCTGGACAGTTATCGTGAGGTGATGTACCGGGTTCCCGGGGCGATACAAAATACGTTCACCTATGCAAGTATTTCGATCGTAATCATGGTATTTGCCGGTCTCACCTTGTCTTATGTGATTGTCAGAAGAAGCTCCAAGCTTACGTCGATATTGGATGCACTGATTATGATTCCGTATGTTATGCCGGGAACGGTGCTGGGAATCAGTCTGATCATTGCGTTTAATGAGCCGCCTATAGAACTGACGGGTACCTGGGTCATCCTTGTTATCGCCTACTGTATACGTAAACTGCCGTATACGATGAGATCGAGTACCGCCATTCTCTATCAGATTGACAAAAGCGTGGAGGAAGCGTCCATCAGTCTGGGTGTCCCGCCAATGAAGACATTCTTTAAAACCACAGCTGTGTTAATGATACCGGGTGTTTTATCGGGAGCCATTTTGAGCTGGGTAACGACGATCAATGAGTTAAGTTCAACCATTGTTCTTTACTATGGAGCAACAGCTACCATTACGGTCTCCATTTACAGTGAAGTGTTCACCGCAAACTTCGGTACAGCTGCGGCATTGGCATCGATCCTGTCGTTAAGTACGATCGTGTCGTTGATTGTGATCACCAAGTTGTCCGGGAAAAAAGAGTTCAATATCTGA
- a CDS encoding cache domain-containing sensor histidine kinase → MIRRFLSLNLRTKLIALIIVTAFIPVSLLGLFSYNYVTKLMQEEISEGELERLKQVNNNLTYFINDVEQLSLFLYKNEEIQEILNKDPYRSPEEKDEDLQQIERLFETVMGAKNWDVSIYIIGANGDRYFSTQHLPPHYNHIRDNWGAFRKAQAADGKNIWDTHYSIRPEEMQEVVLTSGRMLHDHSTQEPLGYLMIDIYESALSDIYATGGKHLNDQLFLLDEQGYIISSQPNKEIVGTRLSYDFLPRVIQGDQGFFEAEWESQASVLTYDTAEDTGFKIVSLTPIGLIHEKNSLIRNLTWSFAILGIIISSWLAYFLSKTVTDPLYKVMKVMRTVEKGDLTARFAPKYNDDIGIFARRFNRMLGRVNKLIQENYEKKIRLKESEIKALQAQINPHFLYNTLETVNWMARLHGAKEISKLVVSLGEIMRYSIKRGDDLVPLEEDIKQLKNYLNIQEVRYRDQFNIHMHVDEEAKKALIPSLLLQPLVENAISHGLEGKVEKGNLSITITVISNSLQIIVEDDGAGIDSKTLDRINLEKPLQSKGTGIGLQNVKRRVFLYYGNDFTWHIETKENEGTKFSITLPAYREESA, encoded by the coding sequence ATGATTCGTCGTTTTTTGAGTTTAAATTTGCGAACCAAGTTAATTGCCCTGATTATTGTTACGGCATTTATCCCCGTCTCCTTACTCGGTCTGTTTTCCTACAACTATGTAACAAAACTGATGCAGGAAGAAATCAGTGAAGGTGAACTGGAGCGGCTTAAGCAGGTGAACAATAACCTGACTTATTTTATAAACGATGTTGAGCAGTTGTCTCTCTTTCTCTATAAAAATGAGGAGATTCAGGAGATTTTAAATAAAGATCCTTACCGGAGCCCGGAGGAAAAGGATGAAGACCTGCAACAAATAGAGCGCCTCTTTGAAACAGTCATGGGGGCCAAAAACTGGGATGTGAGCATTTACATCATCGGAGCCAACGGAGACCGTTATTTTTCCACCCAGCACCTGCCTCCTCACTACAATCACATCCGGGACAACTGGGGCGCCTTCAGAAAGGCCCAGGCGGCTGACGGAAAAAACATCTGGGATACCCACTATTCGATCAGGCCTGAGGAAATGCAGGAGGTGGTTCTGACATCCGGCAGAATGCTTCATGACCACAGTACACAAGAACCTCTTGGCTACTTAATGATCGATATTTATGAATCAGCACTCTCGGACATTTATGCCACGGGAGGCAAACACCTTAACGATCAGCTGTTTTTATTAGATGAACAGGGCTATATCATCTCAAGCCAGCCGAATAAAGAGATTGTGGGTACCCGTCTGAGCTATGATTTTTTACCCCGTGTCATCCAGGGCGATCAGGGTTTCTTTGAAGCAGAGTGGGAAAGTCAGGCCTCTGTTCTCACCTATGACACGGCTGAAGATACGGGCTTTAAAATTGTCAGTCTTACACCTATCGGACTGATTCATGAAAAGAACAGTCTGATCAGAAACCTTACTTGGAGCTTTGCCATACTGGGAATTATCATCTCATCCTGGCTCGCTTATTTCCTGTCCAAAACGGTCACTGATCCTTTGTATAAAGTGATGAAAGTCATGAGAACGGTGGAAAAAGGGGACCTGACAGCCCGCTTTGCACCGAAGTACAACGATGATATCGGCATATTCGCCCGCCGCTTTAACCGGATGCTTGGAAGGGTGAACAAGCTGATTCAGGAGAATTATGAGAAAAAGATCCGTTTGAAAGAGTCCGAGATTAAAGCTCTCCAGGCTCAAATTAATCCTCATTTTTTATATAACACACTTGAAACCGTCAACTGGATGGCACGTTTACATGGTGCAAAAGAGATTAGCAAGCTGGTGGTCTCACTGGGGGAAATTATGAGATATTCCATCAAACGGGGGGACGACCTTGTTCCTTTGGAAGAAGACATTAAACAGCTTAAAAATTACCTGAATATTCAAGAAGTCCGTTACCGGGACCAATTTAACATTCATATGCATGTAGATGAAGAAGCAAAGAAAGCGCTCATCCCTTCCCTTCTGCTGCAACCTCTTGTAGAGAACGCCATCAGCCACGGACTCGAAGGAAAAGTGGAAAAAGGTAATCTTTCCATTACGATTACGGTGATTTCAAACAGCCTGCAAATTATCGTTGAAGATGACGGGGCAGGTATAGACAGTAAAACGTTAGACAGGATCAATCTGGAAAAACCATTACAATCTAAAGGAACAGGAATAGGACTTCAAAACGTCAAACGAAGAGTGTTTTTATATTACGGAAATGATTTTACATGGCATATTGAAACGAAGGAAAACGAAGGAACAAAATTCTCCATAACCTTGCCCGCCTACAGGGAGGAATCCGCATGA